Within the Dolichospermum compactum NIES-806 genome, the region TCCTGCTTGCAAAGCAGGCGCTCTACCAACTGAGCTAAACCCCCAAGTCTGTTTTTTATGTAAAAAAGGTCAATTTTACATAACCACATTATCATAAACTATTATTATTAATTTGCCAATACCATGAACCAAGAAAATCTGATAGTTGTTGCTGCACTATATAAATTTGTGAGTTTACCTGATTGTAGCGAACTGCAAGCAGCCTTATTATCCTTTTGTCAATCACAAGGAATTAAAGGAACTATCTTACTAGCACAAGAAGGAATTAACGGTACAATTGCTGGTTCTCGTCAGCAAATTGACACAGTTTTAGCCTTTCTTCGCAATGATTCACGGTTTGCAGATTTAGAACATAAAGAATCCTACACAGAAATTCCCCCATTTGAGCGGTTAAAAATCCGCTTAAAGCCAGAAATTGTCACTTTAGGCTTACCAGAAGTAAACCCGGCGGAAAAAGTAGGAACTTATGTCAAACCCGAAGACTGGAATGATTTAATTTCTAACCCAGAAGTCACAGTCATTGATACCCGCAATGATTATGAAGTCACCATTGGGACTTTCAAAGGAGCAGAAAATCCGCAAACTCAGATATTTCGAGATTTTCCCGAATATGTACAAAAACATCTTGACCCCAAAAAGCATAAAAAAGTAGCAATGTTTTGTACTGGAGGAATTCGTTGCGAAAAAGCCTCATCTTATCTACTTTCTCAAGGTTTTGAAGAAATTTATCACCTCAAAGGAGGGATTCTCAAATATCTAGAAGAAGTTCCCCAAACAGAAAGTTTATGGGAAGGAGAATGTTTTATTTTTGATGAAAGAATCACAGTTAGTCATAACTTAGAAATAGGAAATCAAGAATTATGCTTTGCTTGTGGATATCCCATTTCCGAAAAAGATAAAACCTCCCCAGAATATGAAAAAAGTATTTCCTGTCCCCACTGTTTCCCTACCTTAACACCCGAAAAAAGAAAGCGATTACAGCAAAAATGGAAACATTACCAATCAATAAATTCAACCAATCCTTAATTTCTTCCTTTCCTCTCTGCGCCTCTGCGCCTCTGCGAGAAAAAAATCAAGATATAGAAAAAACCCTAATATCCAAAAGTGATCATTACAATATATTAATACAGAAACCTTTGGAGAACGATTTGTGGTAGCTAATCCCCCGCGCACTCAACCTCACACCAGTCAGAAATTAGGCAACTTTGCACAAAGACACATTGGACCAAACCCCGATGACGTTCAGCAAATGCTTGATATCTTAGGTCTTTCCAGCCTTGGTGACCTCATTGATAAAACAGTACCACAGGCAATTCGTTTTCATCAAACCCTAAATCTACCAGCAGCACAGAGCGAATATGCAGCGCTGGCAAAATTAAAGCAAATAGCGGATAAAAATCAAGTTTATCGCTCATTTATCGGCATGGGATATTATGACTGTATTACCCCTACCGTCATTCAACGCAACATCTTAGAAAATCCCGGTTGGTATACAGCTTACACCCCTTATCAGCCAGAAATTGCCCAAGGACGTTTGGAAGCGTTGTTAAATTTCCAAACCATGATTATTGACTTGACGGGTTTAGAAATTGCTAACGCTTCTTTACTTGATGAAGGAACAGCAGCCGCAGAAGCAATGACTATGAGTTATGGTGTCTGCAAAAATAAATCACATAA harbors:
- the trhO gene encoding oxygen-dependent tRNA uridine(34) hydroxylase TrhO yields the protein MNQENLIVVAALYKFVSLPDCSELQAALLSFCQSQGIKGTILLAQEGINGTIAGSRQQIDTVLAFLRNDSRFADLEHKESYTEIPPFERLKIRLKPEIVTLGLPEVNPAEKVGTYVKPEDWNDLISNPEVTVIDTRNDYEVTIGTFKGAENPQTQIFRDFPEYVQKHLDPKKHKKVAMFCTGGIRCEKASSYLLSQGFEEIYHLKGGILKYLEEVPQTESLWEGECFIFDERITVSHNLEIGNQELCFACGYPISEKDKTSPEYEKSISCPHCFPTLTPEKRKRLQQKWKHYQSINSTNP